A stretch of the Ostrea edulis chromosome 9, xbOstEdul1.1, whole genome shotgun sequence genome encodes the following:
- the LOC125659938 gene encoding uncharacterized protein LOC125659938 translates to MEEKSLLVGCLLLVVTIINAQPPVQTYDSEIPLIATLGVAGISASVTTVLLSAGIGNLRSELDTCEQTEENLTSTFGDLSKCITNLNEKLDEWKDCQNDLKECEEALAQRQTDLKKTEADLTTCNKDYDDIEDFLKRFTEVYPDEIYCASALSENECNAITGCTWKDSKEFCEKTGTVIITK, encoded by the exons ATGGAGGAAAAGTCTCTTCTCGTCGGTTGCCTACTACTTGTTGTGACAATCATTAACGCTCAGCCTCCCGTACAAACTTACGACTCCGAAATCCCATTGATAGCGACTCTGGGAGTTGCTGGGATATCCG cCAGCGTGACTACCGTCCTTTTGTCAGCAGGAATTGGAAACCTGAGGTCGGAGTTGGATACTTGTGAACAAACTGAAGAAAATCTAACATCAACATTTGGCGACCTCAGTAAATGTATTACCAACCTGAATGAAAAACTGGACGAATGGAAGGACTGTCAAAATGACTTGAAAGAATGTGAAGAAGCATTGGCTCAAAGACAGACTGATTTAAAGAAAACAGAGGCGGATCTTACGACATGCAACAAGGATTATGACGACATAGAGG ACTTTCTGAAAAGGTTTACTGAGGTGTATCCAGACGAGATTTACTGCGCATCGGCTCTCTCTGAGAACGAGTGCAACGCCATAACGGGCTGTACGTGGAAGGATAGCAAAGAATTTTGTGAGAAAACTGGTACAGTAATCATaacaaaataa